One segment of Leptodactylus fuscus isolate aLepFus1 chromosome 7, aLepFus1.hap2, whole genome shotgun sequence DNA contains the following:
- the LOC142213030 gene encoding olfactory receptor 2F1-like, producing MEQLNKTTSPRFILLGLSNVLHLQVIFFLIFLIMYLMTISGNLLLIIAVRINPRLHSPMYFFLTNLSIIDIFFSSSIVPVLLMNTLAKDRGLSLSGCATQMFFSLALGATECLILAVMAYDRFAAICRPLHYNSIMSKTFCFYSTVVSWSVGFINSFVQVFLTFHLPFCKCHHINHYFCEVPALIRMSCGDTFRNELYTYITGAVIAMACFFLTLISYVHVISTILKIISSHGRQKSFSTCISHLTVVTLYYGTIMFMYLRPHSKKYTNFSTNTDKVVPIFYTTVTPMLNPVIYSIRNKDVKNTIINELKRKQSH from the coding sequence ATGGAACAATTAAACAAAACCACTTCTCCTCGGTTCATCCTACTTGGGTTGTCTAATGTCCTTCATCTACAAGTTATCTTCTTCCTTATATTTTTAATAATGTATTTAATGACGATATCTGGGAACCTTCTGCTGATCATCGCTGTGAGGATCAATCCAAGACTACATAGCCCCATGTACTTCTTTCTGACCAACCTCTCTATCATTGacatcttcttctcctcctccattgTTCCTGTCCTCCTAATGAACACCTTGGCCAAAGACAGAGGTCTTTCCTTATCAGGATGTGCTACACAGATGTTCTTCTCTTTAGCATTGGGTGCAACGGAATGCCTTATTCTTGCAGTCATGGCCTATGATAGATTTGCCGCTATTTGTAGACCGTTACATTATAACTCCATAATGAGCAAGACATTTTGTTTTTACTCAACTGTAGTGTCATGGAGTGTCGGATTTATTAACTCTTTTGTTCAGGTGTTCCTCACGTTCCATCTTCCATTCTGCAAGTGTCATCACATCAACCACTACTTTTGTGAGGTTCCTGCTTTAATACGAATGTCTTGTGGAGATACTTTTCGTAATGAGTTATATACATACATCACAGGAGCAGTTATTGCTATGGCTTGCTTCTTCTTGACCCTAATATCATATGTCCATGTTATCTCCACGATTCTTAAGATTATTTCATCGCATGGGAGGCAGAAATCCTTCTCTACATGCATCTCTCACCTCACTGTTGTCACCCTCTACTATGGGACTATTATGTTCATGTATCTACGACCACACTCAAAAAAATATACCAATTTCTCAACCAACACAGACAAGGTAGTGCCCATTTTTTATACAACAGTAACTCCGATGTTGAACCCTGTTATATATAGTATAAGGAACAAGGATGTGAAAAACACCATCATAAATGAACTGAAGAGGAAGCAAAGTCACTAA
- the LOC142213404 gene encoding olfactory receptor 5V1-like, giving the protein MEQINQTTSRRFILLGLSNVPHLQVIFFVILLAMYLMTISGNLLLIITVRINPMLHSPMYFFLTTLSFIDIFISSSIVPLILTNTLAKDRSISLLGCAAQMFFSLVLGDAECILLAVMAYDRFVAICRPLHYNTIMNKTLCLYLIVGSWSVGIIDSVAMATLIFQLPFCNLDINHYFCEAPALIPMSCGDTFLNELYMYITGAIIALCSFFLVLISYVHIISNILKITSSQGWQKSFSTCASHLTVVTLYYGNIMFIYLRPHPKNSTSNETDKVLSIIYTVVTPMLNPFIYSIRNKDVKNTIITQLKKKQSL; this is encoded by the coding sequence atGGAACAAATAAACCAAACTACTTCCCGCAGGTTCATCTTACTTGGGTTGTCCAATGTTCCTCACCTACAAGTTATCTTCTTCGTAATATTATTGGCAATGTATTTAATGACCATATCAGGGAATCTTCTTCTGATCATCACTGTGAGGATCAATCCAATGCTCCACAGCCCCATGTACTTTTTTCTCACCACTCTCTCTTTCATTGATATTTTCATCTCCTCCTCCATCGTTCCTCTGATTTTAACAAACACCTTGGCCAAAGACAGAAGTATTTCCTTATTGGGTTGTGCAGCCCAGATGTTCTTCTCCTTAGTTTTGGGTGATGCAGAATGtatactactagcggtaatggccTATGATAGATTTGTCGCTATTTGTAGACCATTACATTATAACACCATAATGAACAAGACGTTGTGCTTGTATTTAATTGTGGGGTCATGGAGTGTCGGAATTATTGACTCTGTTGCGATGGCGACCCTCATCTTCCAGCTTCCATTCTGCAATCTCGATATCAACCACTACTTCTGTGAGGCACCAGCTTTGATACCAATGTCTTGTGGTGATACCTTTCTCAATGAGTTATATATGTACATCACTGGAGCAATTATTGCTTTGTGTTCCTTTTTCTTGGTTCTGATCTCATATGTCCATATTATTTCCAATATTCTGAAGATAACTTCATCACAAGGGTGGCAGAAATCCTTCTCCACGTGTGCCTCTCATCTCACTGTTGTCACCCTCTACTATGGGAACATTATGTTCATATATCTACGACCACACCCAAAAAATTCTACTTCTAATGAAACAGACAAGGTACTGTCCATAATTTATACTGTAGTAACTCCAATGTTGAACCCTTTTATATATAGTATAAGGAACAAGGACGTGAAAAACACCATCATCACTCAACTGAAGAAGAAGCAAAGTCTCTAA